The DNA segment AGGATATACGCTGTGTTCCGGTTTGTCTGGACGTTGTTTTTTCCGGCTGCCCGCTCGGCTGCGGCGTCGCGCGTCCGGATCCATTCCAGTTCCTCCTGCTTTAAGGCTTCTTTCTCAGCCTCGTCCATATTCCGGCGGATGGCAGAATAGATGGTGTTGAGCTCGTTGTCCCACAGCGTCCATTCGTACTCAGCGGCCGCCTGTGCCGAAGAGTTGGCGGCTTCCTTTGATCTCTCGATCTGTTCCGCCGTCGAATCCAGCCGTTCCCTGAAATTCTCCGATGGATTTAATGCCCCCCCGTCGGCGGCCTCCGCCATGGCTGGCGAAAATGCCGGTGCCGGCCCCGGATCCAGGGGCGATTTCACCGTCTCCGATGTCAGGGCCTCCTGCTCTGGCGTAACTTCCGACGCCTCGGTAATAACGGCCATATCCTCTGCCGCCATTTCCTCTTCCGGCGTCTCCGAAACCTTCGCTTCTGCTGCCGTCTCGGCTGCCGCAGAAAAAAGCTCCGCCTCGGACTGGCGTCCCCGCGGGCCTTCCGTGCCTGTCTCCGGCGCGCCTGCCGCCCCGGTTGCGGTACGGGCCATGGCTGACGGCTCGAAAACGACAGTTGTCTCCGCCGCAAACGTCTCAAGGGTGCCGGACGTGACAAAGCGGCGCGTCATCTTCGTAACAGAAACGCCGACAACAAGTATGCATATGATAGTAATCCAAACGCCCAACTGTCTTTTCATCCGCAGTGCCTCACCGAAAAAATCATTCACAGCATGGCGGAAACAAAAGACATGTCCCCGCCTCTGCAAATAGGATAGCACAAACGGATAAACTTGTGAACCAAAATCACGAAGAAGTAATATATTGTAAGATTATCGTAATTTTTTCCAGCTTTTGGAAGGGGTATCCCCCACTTTGCCCTCGTTTTTGCCTGTTTACAGGCCTTCGTCCTCCAAAAGGCCTGTCCCGTCGGCGGCCGAAGTGGCAAGGCGGTCGCACCGCTCGTTCTCCGGATGGCCGTTGTGCCCCCTGACCCAGAAAAAGCTCACCTGGTGGCCTTCCATAGCCGATAAAAGCCGCTTCCAGAGGTCAATGTTCTTCACCGGCCCGGTTTTCGGGCGGCTCCAGTTGTTTTTCTGCCAGCTTTCGATCCAGTGCTGGTTAAAGGCGTCCACCAGGTACCTGGAGTCGGAATAGAGATCCACCTGGCACGGTTTTGTGAGCGCCTCCAGGCCGGCAATGGCGGCCATTAACTCCATCCGGTTGTTGGTGGTGCGCTTGTAGCCTGCCGAAAGCTCTTTTTCATGCAGGACGCCTTTCGTGTCGACATACTGGAGCACGGCCCCGTAGCCTCCGGGGCCGTCCGGGTTCCCCCGGGCAGCCCCATCCGTATATAATGTCACTTTCATCCAAAAAAATCCTCTCAAATGTCCCATTTATCGCAGAGCGCGTTGATCTCTGCCGTAAATTTCTTGATGTCCTTGTTGGCGCATTCCCTGTTCTTGTGGATGACGCCGATGAGCCGCTCGCCGGCCGCGAGAAGAAGCTCAAAGATGCCGCGGTTCCTCTTCTGCTGTTCGGTCTCTTTCTTGATCGGGATTCCGACGGTCTCCTTCACCCATGCGCCGGCAGCCAGGTCGTAAACCGAGCCGGAAAACGGCGCTGCGGTGTTAAGTCCGTACTCGTCCCTTAAAGCGGCTGCAAAGCTGTCGCAGACGGCATCGTCGCCGTGGACAAGGAAGACCTGTTCCGGCTTTTTCTTATAGGCATTCACCCATTCGATTAAACCGTTTTTATCGGCATGGCCGGAGATGCCGTCCAGCCGCTCGATATGCGCCTCCACGTCGATGGTCTCGCCGAAAAGCTTCACCACCTGGGCACCGTCAATGAGGCTCCGTCCCAAGGTGCCGATGGCCTGGTAGCCGGCAAACAGGATTGTACACTCCGGCCGCCAGAGGTTGTGCTTCAAGTGGTGGCGGATCCGTCCGGCGTCGCACATGCCGGCGGCGGAAATGATGACCTTCGGCGTCATGTCGAAGTTGATGGCCTTGGACTCTTCGCTGGTGATGGAAAGCTTAAGCCCCGGGAAGGCAATGGGGTTGATGCCGCGCATCACAAGCTCCATGGCCTCGTCGTCGAAGCACTCGCTGATGTTCTCATTGAACACATGGGTGGCCTCCACGGCCAGGGGGCTGTCCACATAGACCTCAAAGCCGTCGTGGCCCGAGATCATGTGTTCTTCCTTGATTTTCCGCATGAAATACAGGATTTCCTGGGTTCTGCCGACGGCAAACGCCGGGATCACCAGGTTTCCGCCGCGATCCAAAGTCTTCTGGAGAATATCGGCCAGCTCCTCGATGTGCTCATGGGTTCTTTCATGGTACCGGTCGCCGTAGGTGCACTCCATCACCACGTAATCGGCTTCGTCAATATAAGACGGATTCTTGATGAGCGGCTTGTTCTTGTTTCCGATATCACCGGAAAAAACGATCTTTTTCTCCGTCCCGTCCTCCGAAAGCCAAACTTCGATGGAGGCAGAGCCAAGAAGATGGCCGGCGTCGGTAAACCGCAGGCGGATGCCGTCGGAAAGCTCAATTTCCTCGCCGTAGCGGCAGGGGACAAAGTGGGTCAGCACGCCTTCCGCGTCAGCCACGGTATAAAGCGGCTCCACCTCCGGCTTGCCGGCCCGCCTTGCCTTCCGGTTCTTCCATTCTGCCTCCATCTCCTGAATGTGGGCGCTGTCCTTCAACATGATATTGCAGAGGTCGCAGGTGGCCTCCGTGGCAAAAACCACGCCTTTAAAGCCCTTCGCATAGATCAGGGGGAGAAGGCCGGCGTGGTCGATGTGGGCATGGGTTAAGAGAACATAGTCCACATCGGAAAATGCAATCGGAAGCTCGACATTCTCAAATTTGTTGCTGCCCTGTTCCATGCCGTAGTCCACCAGAATATGTTTTCCGCAGGCTTCCAGATAGTGACAGCTCCCGGTTACTTCATGATCTGCTCCAATAAATGTCAGTCTCAAACGTACCCCTCCTCGCATTATACTGACTTTAGTATAACGCGTTTCAGATAATTATGCAAATCATTCCGCCGTTGCTGTCGTTGATGATTTTCTGGAGGGTGTCCTGGAGCTTTGTCTGGCAGTCCTCAGTCATCTGGGAAATCTTCGCCTGCATGCCGTCCTCGACGATCTGTTCCACGGATTTCCCGAAAATATTCGTCTCCCAGACGCCGTCGGCCGTCTCGGAGTTTTCTTTTATGTAGGCAATCAGGTCTTTAGCCTGCTGCTCATTCCCGACGATGGGCGCGATTTCCGTCTCAATATGTGCCTTGATGAGGTTGATGGACGGCGCCTGGGCATGGATTTTCACGCCGTACTTGTTGCCGTGTCGGATGAGCTGCGGCTCGTCAAGCTCAATCTCCGACTTATCCGGCATCACGATGCCGTAGCCCTTTAACCGCACCTGGCTTAAGGCGTTTTTCACCTTTTCGTATTCCTTCTGCATGCCGGAGAGGTTTGAAAGGGTGTGGATCAACGTATAGTCGTCGGCCACGGGCATGCCGGCAAATTCGCTGATGACCTGATAGTAACAGCCGTCGTCCATGGCAATCTCAGCGGCCACGCTCCCGTCGGCCATCTCCATTTTCGTGATGCGGACATCGTCAATGTTCCCGCTCTCCGGTGTCTTTACGGCTTCGTTCACATCCTTCATCTGGCTGACGTTCGATAAAATATCCTTGGCGGTGCGGATGGCCTCGGCCTTAAAGGGATGACTCTCCGGCAGAATCTCCATCCAGCGGGGAATGGAAAAGTCGATTTCCGTCACCGGGAACTCTTTTAAGATCTGGGCCAGGATCACCTCGATGTCCTCTTTTTTTAACTGCTCGCAGTTGACCGGAAGCACCGACGCGCCGTAGGCCTTTTCCATCTTTGCGGCCAGTTCCTTTGTCTCCTCGGAAAGAGGTCTCTGGGAGTTTAAAAGGACGAGAAACGGTTTCCCGATTTCCTTTAATTCGTTTACGGTTCGCTGTTCCGATTCGAGGTAGTCGTTTCTTAAAAGCTCCCCGAAGCTCCCGTCCGTCGTCACGGCGAGGCCGATGGTGGAGTGATCGCGGATGACCTTCCTGGTGCCCACTTCCGCCGCCTCCGTAAAGGGGATTTCCTCCTCATACCACGGGGTTTTCACGAGCCGCTCCGCCCCGTTCTCCTCATGGCCGGCCGCTCCGTTCACCATGAAGCCGACGCAGTCGATTAAGCGCACCCTGGCCTCGATGCCGTCCTCTAAGGAAATTTTTGCCGCCTCCTTCGGGATGAACTTCGGCTCCGTCGTCATGATGGTCTTCCCGGCCGCGCTCTGGGGCAGTTCGTCTCTCGTCTGGGCCTTCTGGTGTTCGTCGGTGATCTGCGGCATGACGAGAAGCTCCATGAACCGCTTGATGAACGTGGATTTTCCCGTCCGTACCGGGCCCACCACGCCGATGTAGATTTCACCGCCGGTTCTGGCCTCGATATCTCTGTATATGTCCATAAAAATACCCCCTTGATATACTGCTAAAGTATATGCAGGGGGCATGAAATTATGACGTATGGGACTTACTCCTCCCAGGGAAGGTCGCTGTTTTCAATCCGCTTGTCACGAAGCATCAGCTCGCTCACCGCCTCGCTTGCCGGCATCCCCTCAAAGAGAACCCGGTTCACCTGCTCAACAATGGGCATCGGCACCTCATATTTCTTCGCAAGGGCCATAGCCGCCTTTGCCGAGTAGACGCCTTCCACCACCATCTGAACTTCCTTCATGGCCTCTTCCATGGAATATCCCTTTCCAATTAAAATTCCGGCCCGGCGGTTTCTGCTGTGCATGCTGGCGCAGGTGACAATCAGATCCCCGATGCCGGAAAGACCGGCAAAGGTCTGATATTTGCCGCCCATGGCCATGCCGAGACGGGCAATCTCCGCCATGCCGCGGGTGATTAAGGCCGCCTTCGTGTTGTCTCCGTAGCCGAGTCCGTCGGCGATGCCGGCCGCCAGTGCCACCACATTTTTCAATGCGGCGCCGATCTCGATGCCAAGCATGTCAGGGCTCGTGTAGACGCGGAAAACGGGGCTCATGAAGACCGACTGGATGTACTCTGCCACTGCTTTTTTATGGGCGCCCGCCACGCAGGTCGTCGGAAGGCCGCGGCTCACCTCTTCGGCGTGGCTCGGGCCGGAAAGGGCCGCCACCTGAGCGGTCGGAAGCTCCTCTTCAATAATCTGAGACATGGTAAAAAGCGTGGACTCCTCGATGCCCTTTGCCACGTCCACGATAATCTGGCCGTCATGAAGGTACGGCTTCATGCGCTTTGCGGTACTCCGCACAAAAACCGACGGCACGGCCATGACAAGGAGGTCTTTTCCTTCCATGGCTTCCTTTAAATCCTTTGTGAGCCGGAGCGATTCCGGAAGCGTCACCTCCGGCAGATTTTTATGTTTTCGGGTCGCCGCCATCTCGTCAATTTCCTCCGGGATGGCCGACCAGATTGTCACCTCATGGCCGTTATTATGAAGTAAAATGGAGATTGCCGTTCCCCAGGTTCCGGAGCCGATGATTCCGATTTTTTCCATCTGCCGATAACCCCTTTCCAGTTGTTATTTTTTATTCCCCCACAGCTTGTTTTCCGTCCCGGAAAGAAGCCGCTTGATATTTGCCCGGTGGCGCCAGATGGCCATCAGGGTCACAAAGGCCGCCACGCAGAAAAACTCCGTCATGTTCTCCGGGGCTACCTGATAGCTGCCGCCAAGGCCGTAGAAAATAATCTGAGCCAGGAAGGCAACCACCACCAGGATGGAACCCAGGGAGACGTACCGCGTCAGGATGACTGACGCCAGGAAAATCACGGCGCAGACGAGCGTAATCCGCCAGTCCATAGCGACCAGGATCCCGGCCGTGGAGGCGATTCCCTTGCCGCCCTTAAAATGCAGGTAGCATGGGAAATTGTGGCCTAAAATCACGCCGACGCCGGCATAGAGCACATACATGTCGAGGCTTGGATTTCCCTTAAATAAAATCCGCACCAAAAGGCAGGCGAACACGGTCTTAAAAAAATCACCGAGGAATACGATCAGGCCGGCCTTTTTCCCCAGCACGCGCAGGGCATTTGTGGTACCGGCGTTGCCGCTCCCGTAGTTTCGTATGTCAATTTTATGAAGCTTTCCGTAAAGATACCCGGTCTGGAACAGGCCGAATACATAGCCGATGGCAAGGCACAGGATTCGTAACATGGCTTATTCTTTCTCCTTCCGCTCGCGGATGATGAATTTTAAC comes from the Eubacteriaceae bacterium Marseille-Q4139 genome and includes:
- a CDS encoding DUF1311 domain-containing protein is translated as MKRQLGVWITIICILVVGVSVTKMTRRFVTSGTLETFAAETTVVFEPSAMARTATGAAGAPETGTEGPRGRQSEAELFSAAAETAAEAKVSETPEEEMAAEDMAVITEASEVTPEQEALTSETVKSPLDPGPAPAFSPAMAEAADGGALNPSENFRERLDSTAEQIERSKEAANSSAQAAAEYEWTLWDNELNTIYSAIRRNMDEAEKEALKQEELEWIRTRDAAAERAAGKNNVQTNRNTAYILELSEMTKERCYELVDTYASVLDRDISQ
- the rnhA gene encoding ribonuclease HI, producing the protein MKVTLYTDGAARGNPDGPGGYGAVLQYVDTKGVLHEKELSAGYKRTTNNRMELMAAIAGLEALTKPCQVDLYSDSRYLVDAFNQHWIESWQKNNWSRPKTGPVKNIDLWKRLLSAMEGHQVSFFWVRGHNGHPENERCDRLATSAADGTGLLEDEGL
- a CDS encoding MBL fold metallo-hydrolase produces the protein MRGGVRLRLTFIGADHEVTGSCHYLEACGKHILVDYGMEQGSNKFENVELPIAFSDVDYVLLTHAHIDHAGLLPLIYAKGFKGVVFATEATCDLCNIMLKDSAHIQEMEAEWKNRKARRAGKPEVEPLYTVADAEGVLTHFVPCRYGEEIELSDGIRLRFTDAGHLLGSASIEVWLSEDGTEKKIVFSGDIGNKNKPLIKNPSYIDEADYVVMECTYGDRYHERTHEHIEELADILQKTLDRGGNLVIPAFAVGRTQEILYFMRKIKEEHMISGHDGFEVYVDSPLAVEATHVFNENISECFDDEAMELVMRGINPIAFPGLKLSITSEESKAINFDMTPKVIISAAGMCDAGRIRHHLKHNLWRPECTILFAGYQAIGTLGRSLIDGAQVVKLFGETIDVEAHIERLDGISGHADKNGLIEWVNAYKKKPEQVFLVHGDDAVCDSFAAALRDEYGLNTAAPFSGSVYDLAAGAWVKETVGIPIKKETEQQKRNRGIFELLLAAGERLIGVIHKNRECANKDIKKFTAEINALCDKWDI
- the spoIVA gene encoding stage IV sporulation protein A, which gives rise to MDIYRDIEARTGGEIYIGVVGPVRTGKSTFIKRFMELLVMPQITDEHQKAQTRDELPQSAAGKTIMTTEPKFIPKEAAKISLEDGIEARVRLIDCVGFMVNGAAGHEENGAERLVKTPWYEEEIPFTEAAEVGTRKVIRDHSTIGLAVTTDGSFGELLRNDYLESEQRTVNELKEIGKPFLVLLNSQRPLSEETKELAAKMEKAYGASVLPVNCEQLKKEDIEVILAQILKEFPVTEIDFSIPRWMEILPESHPFKAEAIRTAKDILSNVSQMKDVNEAVKTPESGNIDDVRITKMEMADGSVAAEIAMDDGCYYQVISEFAGMPVADDYTLIHTLSNLSGMQKEYEKVKNALSQVRLKGYGIVMPDKSEIELDEPQLIRHGNKYGVKIHAQAPSINLIKAHIETEIAPIVGNEQQAKDLIAYIKENSETADGVWETNIFGKSVEQIVEDGMQAKISQMTEDCQTKLQDTLQKIINDSNGGMICIII
- a CDS encoding NAD(P)H-dependent glycerol-3-phosphate dehydrogenase, with the protein product MEKIGIIGSGTWGTAISILLHNNGHEVTIWSAIPEEIDEMAATRKHKNLPEVTLPESLRLTKDLKEAMEGKDLLVMAVPSVFVRSTAKRMKPYLHDGQIIVDVAKGIEESTLFTMSQIIEEELPTAQVAALSGPSHAEEVSRGLPTTCVAGAHKKAVAEYIQSVFMSPVFRVYTSPDMLGIEIGAALKNVVALAAGIADGLGYGDNTKAALITRGMAEIARLGMAMGGKYQTFAGLSGIGDLIVTCASMHSRNRRAGILIGKGYSMEEAMKEVQMVVEGVYSAKAAMALAKKYEVPMPIVEQVNRVLFEGMPASEAVSELMLRDKRIENSDLPWEE
- the plsY gene encoding glycerol-3-phosphate 1-O-acyltransferase PlsY → MLRILCLAIGYVFGLFQTGYLYGKLHKIDIRNYGSGNAGTTNALRVLGKKAGLIVFLGDFFKTVFACLLVRILFKGNPSLDMYVLYAGVGVILGHNFPCYLHFKGGKGIASTAGILVAMDWRITLVCAVIFLASVILTRYVSLGSILVVVAFLAQIIFYGLGGSYQVAPENMTEFFCVAAFVTLMAIWRHRANIKRLLSGTENKLWGNKK